The sequence AATATCGTGTGGACTCCCGCAGGAATGCATCCGTTAGCCCTATATTTTTCAACCAATAATGATTTGTCATCTTCGCAGCCCTCCAAAAGTTTATAACTTGCAAACCTTTGGGAGGATTATGCGGAATGGATCAATTACGCAGCACAACCCTCCCCGCTACCTGCAAGCTGAGCTGCAATCGATGCCGTTCTCTTGTTACGCATACAGCAATCCCCTTTCCTTTCGAGATGTCTTTAATATAACCTGAATACCCGTAACCAACAAGTGAAATATCCGCATTTCCGAACGAGGTACATCGAAGGTCGCCACGAGAGGAAACGTAAGGTTATCTACGTAATTGCGCGGAGGTAAATTCGCTCGTTTATTACCTACTACTATTTATTAATGGCAGCAACTTCATTATTTCCACCCCGTTTCGAGTTGAATGCACACCTTTATTACCCGATTACCATTAATAGTAGAAGGCAGCTTCATTCTTAATAGTAAAAAGGTAATTAATTGCCGAGATTCAGGGATACACACGCAAAAGAAGGGAATCAGCTACCAATAATTAAGGGTAGGACTACCAGTAATCGATCATAACCATCCCTTTCACGCAGGTTCCGTATTTCCCCATCCCCTCTACCCCCGCACATGCAATCATCGATCGAGAAAACACTTGACAGCCCGCCCTAATTACAACTATTGTAGATATATGAAGTCTGCGATTGGGGAGGAGAATATGAAATACTCAAAAGCGACGAACTACGCTCTCCATACTATGCTGCATCTGGTTGCTATCGCGCCGGACAAACCGGTGGGCGTGCAGCAGCTGGCCGACAAGCAGGGCGTGTCTCCCACATACCTGTCTAAGATTCTCACCAAGCTGGTGAAGGCAGGGCTGATCGAATCGGTATCGGGCGCAGGCGGCGGATACCAGCTGAAGGGCCGGAGAGAGGATATTTCCTTTCTCGATATCATTCATGCCGTGGAAGGCACAGCTTCACTGTTCGACTGCTGCGGCAGCCAAGATTCTCGTTGCGCCATCCACCGTGTGATGCTGGCAGCCGAGAATGCGATGGAGCAGAAATTAAAAGAAACGAAGATGATTGAGCTTGCCGATGCATGGCCCCGGTAAATCAACAAAGAGGGTGTGCATCTTTTTTGGCGGCTTATCATAGATATTAAGTATCTGTAATATCAATCAATTGAAAGGAATGAAAAAGCTCATGCAATATGATTGCGCCATTGTCGGAGGAGGACCCGCAGGACTAAACGCAGCTTTGGTGCTGGGCCGCGCAAGATTAAGGATCGCGCTGCTTGACAATAATCAGCCAAGGAACGGCGTCACGCACGCCTCACACGGTTTCATTACGCGAGACGGGATCGAGCCGACGGCATTTCGCCAGATTGGTTATGAAGAGGTACTGCGTTACCCTTCAGTTGAGCATCTGCAGGCTGAAGTCATCAGCATTCACAGGACGGATCAAGGCTTCGCCCTTCATACTTCGTCGGATGAGCGCTTGCAAGCGCGCAAGATCCTTATCGCTGTCGGCTTGAAGGAAGTGTTCCCTCAGATCGGGGGGCTACGCGATTTCTATGGAAGAAGCCTGTTCAATTGCCCTTTTTGCGACGGTTGGGAGCTGCGCGATCAGCCGCTTGTCGTCATCTCTGAGCAGCCAAGTGTGTTTCACGGGGCGAAGGTGCTTTACCGTTGGAGCCGGGATATCGTCGTCTGCACCCATGGCCATGCAGAGAATCTTACTGCTGAACAGCGTCAGCAGCTGGCCGACAAGGGCATTCGCGTCATCGACACGCCAATTGCCTCCTTAACCGGGCAGAACGGCTTGCTGGAGCGAGTGCATTTCATCGATGGAACGCATGTGGAGCGCAGCGGCGGGTTTGTTGCTCCCACCTTCATGCCTCATGCCAGGTTTGAGGATGCTTTGGGTTATCGCGTGCAAGAAAATGGCGGCATTCATACAGATGCGATGGGCAAAACTACCGTGCCAGGCGTCTACGCTGCCGGCGATTCCGCTTACGTGATGCCTTCCCAGTTAATCCTCGCCGCTGCCTCCGGAAGCAAGGCGGCCATGAGCGTGGTAGCGGATTTGACGGAAGAAGACTGGATAAGACACCAAGATTAGCCCAGAACTAGTCCCCCCAAAAAAACTGGGAGCTGTCCCACAAGTCAAGGTGACTTATGAGACCGCTCCCTCTCGCTAAACATTGGCAGCTATCACATGGAAGGCAGATTCAAGCCTTCTTGTTTATTTAATGAATTTCCAAATAGTCAAGGAAGGCATCCCATGTGTTATTATCGGCTGTTACAATGAGCTCGACCAGCTGGTTGCCGGTTCCATGGCTCACATTGTTGATCGTATAGACCGCAGGATGGCTTCCGCCATAATAGAACGTGCCCTTATACTGGCCGCCGATTCTCAAATCGACTCTCGCCATATTGTTGTTATTCGAGGCGCCGCGGAGTGAGAAATTGCTAGTGCCGCTCGAGAAATTATGCGTGAAGCTGACCTTGTCATTATTGGCATATAGCGCGACTCCGTTAAACGGCGAGCTGATATTGCCGGTGTATTGGCCGCTTTTGGTCATGCTTTCGGCTTCCACCCTTGTTCTTCCAGGATTCGGGTTCGGGTTCGGATTCGGATTTGGATTCGGATTCGGGTTAGAACCGCCAATCGTCAGGGTGTTGCTGTATACATTCGCACTGCCGCTGCTTTGGTAGCCCTCTACGGTCAGCGCGACTTCGTACATTTTGCCCATCGGCATGCCGCGGCTTTCCCACGCGTTAAAGTGTTGGCTGACAGAGATTGTTCCGCTTGTCCGCTTCGATGTCCGCACGCTCCAATACTGCTTGAACGTGGCAGTTCCTTTAATCGAAGGCTGGTTGGTCCGAGTGGTCTCGTAGATGTCGTAAGTGCCGCCATCTACCGTAATGGTGCCCTTGGACGTTGCGCCAGGCGGAC is a genomic window of Xylanibacillus composti containing:
- a CDS encoding Rrf2 family transcriptional regulator, translating into MKYSKATNYALHTMLHLVAIAPDKPVGVQQLADKQGVSPTYLSKILTKLVKAGLIESVSGAGGGYQLKGRREDISFLDIIHAVEGTASLFDCCGSQDSRCAIHRVMLAAENAMEQKLKETKMIELADAWPR
- a CDS encoding glycoside hydrolase family 11 protein, with amino-acid sequence MKQKRMRFFLATLLCIALAFPAASAHAQTITSNSIGTHGGYDYEYWKDSGNGTMVLGDGGTFSAEWSNINNILFRKGKKFDETQTHQQLGNISITYGANYQPNGNSYLCVYGWTVDPLVEFYIVDSWGNWRPPGATSKGTITVDGGTYDIYETTRTNQPSIKGTATFKQYWSVRTSKRTSGTISVSQHFNAWESRGMPMGKMYEVALTVEGYQSSGSANVYSNTLTIGGSNPNPNPNPNPNPNPNPGRTRVEAESMTKSGQYTGNISSPFNGVALYANNDKVSFTHNFSSGTSNFSLRGASNNNNMARVDLRIGGQYKGTFYYGGSHPAVYTINNVSHGTGNQLVELIVTADNNTWDAFLDYLEIH
- a CDS encoding NAD(P)/FAD-dependent oxidoreductase; translation: MQYDCAIVGGGPAGLNAALVLGRARLRIALLDNNQPRNGVTHASHGFITRDGIEPTAFRQIGYEEVLRYPSVEHLQAEVISIHRTDQGFALHTSSDERLQARKILIAVGLKEVFPQIGGLRDFYGRSLFNCPFCDGWELRDQPLVVISEQPSVFHGAKVLYRWSRDIVVCTHGHAENLTAEQRQQLADKGIRVIDTPIASLTGQNGLLERVHFIDGTHVERSGGFVAPTFMPHARFEDALGYRVQENGGIHTDAMGKTTVPGVYAAGDSAYVMPSQLILAAASGSKAAMSVVADLTEEDWIRHQD